From one Spartobacteria bacterium genomic stretch:
- a CDS encoding SDR family oxidoreductase, translating to MKTALILGAASDVAKAFSKLLAADGWNLVLASRQPTDIDALAADLQIRCKGTAETVAFDAMDFASHAAFYDQLTVKPDMVCCAFGYLGDQHQGEKESEERRRILETNYNGAVNILEIVAADFEARRTGTIIGISSVAGERGRQSNYLYGSAKAGFTAYLSGLRNRLYPANVHVLTVLPGFMRTRMTDGMSLPPVVTASPEQAAAAIMKAFKKSKNSVYVLWMWRWIMCMVRNIPECVFKRLNT from the coding sequence ATGAAAACAGCTTTAATTCTAGGTGCTGCATCGGATGTGGCAAAGGCCTTCAGCAAACTGCTGGCAGCGGACGGATGGAATTTAGTGCTGGCGTCGCGCCAGCCGACGGATATCGATGCCCTGGCAGCGGACTTGCAGATTCGCTGCAAAGGTACGGCAGAAACGGTGGCCTTTGATGCCATGGATTTTGCGTCTCATGCCGCCTTTTATGATCAGCTGACGGTCAAACCGGACATGGTTTGCTGTGCATTCGGTTATCTGGGCGATCAGCACCAGGGTGAGAAAGAGTCCGAGGAGCGTCGTCGTATACTGGAAACGAACTACAACGGGGCGGTGAATATTCTGGAAATTGTTGCTGCCGATTTTGAAGCGCGTCGTACGGGTACGATCATTGGCATCAGTTCGGTGGCGGGAGAACGGGGACGGCAGAGTAATTATCTGTACGGCAGTGCGAAGGCAGGCTTTACAGCCTATCTTTCCGGCCTGAGAAATAGATTGTATCCTGCTAATGTACATGTGCTTACTGTTTTACCTGGCTTTATGCGGACACGCATGACCGACGGCATGTCACTGCCGCCGGTGGTGACCGCCTCTCCGGAACAGGCGGCCGCCGCGATAATGAAGGCTTTCAAAAAAAGTAAAAACAGTGTTTATGTTCTCTGGATGTGGCGATGGATCATGTGTATGGTTCGCAACATTCCCGAATGTGTATTTAAACGCCTCAACACGTAA
- a CDS encoding glycosyltransferase: protein MRSLCHIAMVSPRFAEGQTVGGAETLLKVTAEKLCKRGIQVTFLTTCAENHNTWENVLPEGRKKVGQIDVIRFPVNSTRNARLFKQMQIDMCTGVEMSREEELLWIRNSVTSDALIDYLKVHQDHFDCVLAGPYLFGLVWQVVEALPEKTLLVPCLHDEGFAYASIMKDMFLKAQGCLYNAEPEQHLAERLYGIAPERGRVVGMGLDSFAFSAERARGALAFEEPYLLYCGRRETGKGTPLMTQYVAAFRERTGRDIRMVFTGSGNIEAPSELYHVITDMGFVDEQTKHDLMAGALAFVHPSTFESFGIVLLESFLAGRPALVHAGSEVLSWQCRRSEGGLWFRHYPDFEEELTFLMDHPDAADAMGRQAQAFVQNEYAWPVVEERLLSALQELGR from the coding sequence ATGAGGTCATTGTGCCATATTGCCATGGTATCGCCGCGTTTTGCCGAAGGACAGACTGTGGGCGGTGCCGAAACCCTGCTGAAAGTGACGGCAGAGAAACTATGTAAACGGGGGATACAGGTCACGTTTCTGACCACCTGTGCGGAGAATCACAACACGTGGGAAAACGTGCTGCCGGAAGGGCGAAAAAAGGTGGGGCAGATCGACGTGATACGTTTCCCTGTGAACAGTACCCGCAACGCCCGACTGTTCAAACAGATGCAGATCGATATGTGCACAGGCGTGGAAATGAGCCGAGAGGAAGAGCTGCTGTGGATTCGCAACAGTGTCACCAGTGATGCGCTGATTGACTATTTAAAGGTGCATCAGGACCATTTCGACTGTGTTCTGGCCGGTCCTTATCTCTTCGGTCTGGTCTGGCAGGTCGTGGAGGCGCTGCCGGAAAAAACCTTGCTGGTTCCCTGTTTGCATGACGAAGGATTTGCCTATGCATCCATCATGAAAGACATGTTTCTGAAGGCGCAGGGATGTCTCTATAACGCAGAGCCCGAGCAGCATTTAGCGGAGCGACTCTACGGCATCGCTCCCGAACGGGGACGTGTGGTGGGGATGGGATTGGATTCCTTTGCTTTTTCTGCTGAACGTGCGAGGGGTGCCTTGGCCTTTGAGGAGCCGTATTTACTGTATTGCGGTCGAAGGGAAACAGGGAAAGGGACCCCGTTGATGACCCAGTATGTGGCCGCTTTTCGCGAACGCACCGGCAGGGACATACGCATGGTGTTTACGGGCAGCGGAAATATTGAAGCCCCGTCGGAGCTGTATCATGTAATCACCGATATGGGCTTTGTCGACGAACAGACGAAGCATGATTTAATGGCGGGGGCGCTGGCCTTTGTGCATCCGTCCACCTTTGAGAGCTTCGGCATTGTGTTGCTGGAATCCTTTCTGGCAGGACGTCCGGCACTGGTACATGCGGGAAGCGAAGTGCTTTCGTGGCAGTGCCGTCGATCTGAAGGCGGCTTATGGTTCCGTCATTATCCTGATTTTGAAGAAGAATTGACCTTTCTGATGGATCATCCCGATGCGGCAGATGCTATGGGTCGTCAGGCACAGGCCTTTGTACAGAACGAATACGCGTGGCCGGTGGTGGAAGAACGCCTGCTGTCGGCATTACAGGAGCTGGGACGATGA
- a CDS encoding FAD-binding oxidoreductase: MREKISDWGNYPVVQADVQHLRSPDQLSAMISQTPEMIARGLGRCYGDSALSSTIINTRTYGHFISFDEQRGIVRCQAGVSLEDILTVFVPRGWFLPVTPGTKFVTVGGAIASDVHGKSSGSFCDYVVSMCVMKANGEIVECSAAEESEFFETTRGGMGLTGIILEAAIQLIPVETAYIKEETVRCKDLDELMALFDNMGKWTYSVAWIDCVARGSKMGRSVMMRGEHAVQSDLCDTRHQRHPLEIKQMPKLNVPMMFPGFALNNWSVQAFNFAYYHHTPSGIHEHIVDYDTFFYPLDFVNNWNRIYGRRGFTQYQFLLPMSTSYEGLPVLLEKISACGLGSFLAVLKKFGKHNTFISFPYEGYFLALDFPVTKRCFAVLDELDKLVLKYGGRLYMAKDVRMKPEMFFKGYENAKIFCQRIQTWDPEGTFRSLQSKRLGMHDERNFK; encoded by the coding sequence ATGAGAGAGAAAATCAGTGATTGGGGGAATTATCCGGTGGTACAGGCGGATGTGCAGCATTTGCGCAGTCCGGATCAGCTGTCTGCGATGATTTCGCAGACACCGGAGATGATTGCCAGGGGGCTGGGGCGCTGTTATGGCGATTCAGCGTTGTCGTCGACGATCATCAATACGCGGACGTATGGTCATTTTATTTCTTTTGATGAACAGCGGGGGATTGTTCGGTGTCAGGCGGGTGTGTCGCTGGAAGATATTTTGACTGTTTTTGTTCCGCGCGGATGGTTTCTGCCGGTTACGCCGGGGACAAAATTTGTAACGGTGGGCGGGGCCATTGCATCGGATGTGCATGGGAAGAGTTCGGGCAGTTTCTGTGATTATGTAGTGAGCATGTGCGTGATGAAGGCGAACGGGGAGATCGTTGAATGCTCGGCTGCGGAAGAGTCGGAGTTCTTTGAAACCACCCGGGGCGGGATGGGGTTGACCGGCATTATTCTGGAGGCGGCTATTCAGTTGATTCCCGTGGAAACCGCCTATATCAAGGAAGAAACGGTGCGCTGTAAGGATCTGGACGAACTGATGGCCCTGTTTGATAATATGGGAAAATGGACCTATTCGGTGGCCTGGATCGACTGTGTGGCCAGGGGCAGTAAGATGGGGCGCAGTGTGATGATGCGCGGGGAGCATGCGGTACAAAGCGATTTATGCGACACACGGCATCAGCGGCATCCCTTGGAAATCAAACAGATGCCCAAGTTGAATGTGCCCATGATGTTTCCCGGTTTTGCATTGAACAACTGGTCGGTACAGGCCTTTAATTTTGCCTATTACCATCATACGCCGTCGGGCATACATGAACACATTGTGGATTATGATACCTTTTTTTATCCGCTGGATTTTGTGAACAACTGGAACCGTATTTATGGTCGACGCGGGTTCACGCAGTATCAGTTCCTGCTGCCTATGTCTACAAGCTACGAAGGATTACCTGTTTTACTGGAAAAAATCAGCGCCTGCGGGCTGGGATCTTTTCTGGCTGTGCTCAAAAAATTCGGCAAGCACAACACCTTTATTTCTTTTCCCTATGAAGGGTATTTTCTGGCACTGGATTTCCCGGTTACCAAGCGCTGCTTTGCGGTACTGGATGAGCTGGATAAACTGGTGCTCAAATATGGCGGGCGGCTCTATATGGCCAAGGATGTGCGCATGAAACCGGAGATGTTTTTCAAGGGCTATGAGAATGCAAAGATCTTCTGTCAGCGCATACAGACGTGGGATCCGGAAGGGACATTCCGCTCGTTACAGTCGAAGCGACTGGGCATGCACGATGAACGCAATTTTAAATAA
- a CDS encoding DUF342 domain-containing protein, giving the protein MAADSLTIEQESYRLELFLSSGAMACHATIMRLDGGVPPTAAELKEVLHSRGIVHGLDEAGIDELVELVSSTSEQSMDICVARGTPPKSINGRIEFIVQPSRDRPEVNNSQTKNNQVDYRVTNMFQNVYPDQELALIHPGTKQDGMTVTGKTVLATRGHDIYAQAGDGVKKVDNGTRVLATREGRLVYKDDTLQVSVDLVVDFNVDYSVGHIDFVGFVRIGGDVSDGFNIHGKRGVQVDGTVGVCTISSDGDIKLGGMSGGKSTGAIIQCGGNLTSNYLHNVTVDCEKDLTVNYEMLRCRVKCRGAIYVKGNVSGGEYAARNGMDLISIGSDLGIVTKLNAGLVDKEITQKTELGDELKLIVIEMDATVRKLSPLRRRPEVLAGSERLRTMAKALLERYQELVARKTEIEETIKSAEYEALRRINAIKEKANAKINVRSVCYHATVIELDNLIHKCKTDTKGPVSIIKNPEAQDVLYLPMTSLSVNAHQLQKCILSHEAIEPDGSAAAPPGALSSDESV; this is encoded by the coding sequence ATGGCGGCAGACAGCTTAACAATCGAGCAGGAAAGTTATCGACTGGAATTATTCCTTTCGAGCGGAGCGATGGCATGTCATGCCACCATTATGCGTCTGGATGGCGGGGTTCCTCCTACAGCAGCGGAATTGAAAGAGGTTTTGCATTCCAGGGGCATCGTGCACGGTCTGGATGAGGCGGGCATTGATGAGCTGGTGGAACTGGTCAGCAGTACGTCCGAACAGTCCATGGACATTTGCGTGGCGAGGGGTACGCCGCCGAAGAGCATTAACGGGCGTATTGAGTTCATTGTGCAGCCCTCAAGAGACCGTCCGGAAGTAAATAACAGCCAGACCAAGAACAATCAGGTAGACTATCGCGTCACCAATATGTTTCAGAATGTCTATCCCGATCAGGAATTGGCGCTTATTCACCCGGGGACGAAACAGGACGGGATGACGGTGACGGGCAAGACGGTACTGGCCACGCGAGGTCACGATATCTATGCTCAGGCTGGTGACGGCGTGAAAAAAGTCGACAACGGGACGCGAGTGCTTGCCACCAGAGAGGGGCGTCTGGTGTATAAAGACGATACCCTGCAGGTATCCGTGGATCTGGTGGTTGATTTCAATGTGGATTATTCGGTGGGGCATATCGATTTCGTGGGGTTTGTGCGTATCGGAGGGGATGTCAGCGACGGATTTAACATTCATGGCAAACGGGGGGTGCAGGTCGACGGTACCGTAGGCGTCTGCACTATTTCCTCAGACGGTGATATTAAACTGGGCGGCATGTCGGGCGGAAAATCCACCGGTGCCATTATTCAGTGCGGTGGAAATCTGACATCCAACTATCTGCATAATGTGACGGTGGACTGCGAAAAAGATCTCACGGTTAATTACGAGATGCTGCGTTGCCGGGTAAAATGTCGCGGCGCGATCTACGTCAAAGGCAACGTGTCGGGCGGGGAATATGCGGCGCGAAACGGCATGGATCTGATATCCATCGGCTCTGATTTAGGCATTGTGACCAAACTGAACGCCGGACTGGTGGACAAAGAGATAACCCAGAAGACCGAGCTGGGCGATGAGCTTAAACTGATTGTCATTGAAATGGATGCGACCGTGCGCAAACTATCGCCGCTGCGTCGCAGGCCAGAAGTGCTGGCCGGATCGGAACGGTTGCGAACCATGGCTAAAGCCTTGCTGGAACGGTATCAGGAACTGGTTGCCCGCAAAACGGAAATCGAAGAGACGATAAAATCAGCGGAATACGAAGCGCTGAGACGCATCAATGCCATAAAGGAAAAAGCCAATGCCAAAATCAATGTGCGTTCGGTATGTTATCATGCCACGGTTATTGAGCTGGATAACTTGATTCATAAATGCAAAACCGATACCAAAGGGCCGGTTTCTATTATCAAGAACCCCGAAGCGCAGGACGTGCTGTATCTGCCCATGACATCGCTTTCCGTCAACGCCCATCAGTTGCAAAAATGTATTCTCAGTCATGAAGCGATTGAGCCGGACGGATCGGCTGCTGCGCCTCCCGGGGCGCTTTCCTCCGATGAATCTGTCTGA
- a CDS encoding glycosyltransferase: MNAIHQLTAGYSRGDAISTQAINIRKIIQKWGHPSEIFSETARVLPELRREIGDVSTLPSLCQPDDIAILHLSIGSVVNRIFSELKCKKVIIYHNITPPELVKGIVPQMAAHAEKGLVQVRAMHDVAQVVLADSQFNADELTAMGYSDVKVLPLILDFKSMVDKPDKKVMNSLSDGKTNILFVGRCAPNKRIEDILAAFYYYQRYVNPDSRLIHAGSFNGMEAYHAYLLTICHENGLKDVQMPGSVTQSVLNAYYQKADLFLCLSDHEGFCIPLLEAMENQIPVMAYDAGAVAETMQGAGVLVKEKHFDLIAEMMGQLTTDKPLRQAVLSTQNRRLDRYKALHLEDDLRRHLDPLR; this comes from the coding sequence ATGAATGCGATACATCAACTGACGGCCGGATACAGTCGCGGCGATGCCATCAGCACGCAAGCCATCAATATCCGCAAAATTATTCAGAAATGGGGACACCCCTCGGAGATCTTTTCGGAGACGGCCAGAGTTCTCCCTGAGTTGCGTCGGGAGATTGGTGACGTGTCGACGCTGCCGTCGCTTTGTCAGCCCGATGACATCGCTATCCTGCATTTATCCATTGGCTCGGTGGTAAATCGTATATTTTCTGAACTAAAATGTAAAAAAGTGATCATATATCATAACATCACTCCGCCGGAACTGGTCAAAGGGATTGTCCCGCAAATGGCAGCTCATGCCGAAAAAGGACTGGTACAGGTGCGGGCCATGCACGATGTGGCGCAGGTCGTTTTGGCCGACAGTCAGTTCAATGCCGACGAATTGACGGCCATGGGATATAGCGACGTGAAGGTGCTGCCGCTAATCCTTGATTTCAAGAGCATGGTGGATAAACCTGACAAGAAGGTTATGAACAGTTTGAGTGACGGCAAGACCAATATCCTGTTTGTCGGGCGTTGCGCCCCCAATAAACGCATCGAAGATATTCTGGCCGCCTTCTATTACTACCAGCGCTATGTCAACCCGGACAGTCGTCTGATTCACGCCGGATCATTCAACGGAATGGAAGCCTATCATGCCTATTTATTAACCATATGTCACGAAAATGGATTAAAAGATGTACAAATGCCGGGATCTGTAACGCAGTCAGTGCTGAATGCCTATTATCAGAAAGCAGATCTGTTTCTGTGCCTGAGTGATCACGAAGGTTTTTGTATTCCCTTATTGGAAGCCATGGAGAACCAGATTCCGGTGATGGCCTACGATGCCGGCGCGGTGGCCGAAACGATGCAGGGCGCGGGTGTACTGGTCAAAGAGAAGCACTTTGATCTCATCGCGGAAATGATGGGGCAGCTCACCACCGACAAGCCATTACGCCAAGCTGTCCTGTCAACCCAGAATCGGCGGCTTGATCGCTATAAAGCACTCCATTTGGAAGATGATTTACGTCGCCATCTGGATCCGCTGCGGTAG